A single window of Bordetella genomosp. 11 DNA harbors:
- the moaA gene encoding GTP 3',8-cyclase MoaA — protein sequence MSKVIYLTEHRGPAGSGDVQFAGADALPAQGQPARDARARPLRDLRISVTDRCNFRCTYCMPRDAFDSNHVFLPHAQLLSFEEMARTAAVFVRLGVRKIRLTGGEPLLRKNIETLVGLLAALRTPEGDPVELTLTTNGSLLARKARALKEAGLSRVTVSMDALDPALFARMSDTDFPVADVLRGIDAAAAAGLAPVKVNMVVRRGVNDGQILPMARHFRGSGHILRFIEYMDVGSTNGWNMAEVLPSADVIARIAEHFPLAPLQTDPMGRVAERWTYADGAGEIGVISSVTQAFCEGCTRARLSPEGRLFLCLFASRGHDLRALIRGGADDDQLAAAVAGIWAARDDHYSERRLADTPDVLRDPKVEMSYIGG from the coding sequence ATGTCGAAAGTAATTTATCTGACCGAACACCGCGGCCCGGCCGGCAGCGGGGATGTCCAGTTTGCCGGCGCGGACGCCCTGCCGGCGCAGGGCCAGCCGGCACGCGACGCGCGCGCGCGTCCGCTGCGCGACCTGCGCATTTCGGTCACGGACCGCTGCAATTTCCGCTGCACGTACTGCATGCCGCGCGATGCGTTCGATAGCAACCATGTCTTCCTGCCGCATGCGCAGCTTCTCTCCTTCGAGGAAATGGCGCGCACCGCCGCCGTCTTCGTGCGCCTGGGCGTGCGCAAGATCCGGCTGACTGGCGGCGAGCCCCTGCTGCGCAAGAACATCGAGACACTGGTCGGCCTGCTGGCCGCCCTGCGCACGCCGGAAGGCGACCCGGTGGAGCTTACGCTGACCACCAACGGCAGCCTGCTGGCCCGCAAGGCCCGCGCGCTGAAAGAGGCCGGCCTGAGCCGGGTGACCGTCAGCATGGACGCGCTGGATCCGGCCTTGTTCGCCCGCATGAGCGATACCGACTTTCCCGTCGCCGATGTGCTGCGCGGTATCGACGCCGCGGCCGCAGCCGGGCTGGCGCCGGTCAAGGTGAACATGGTCGTGCGGCGCGGCGTCAACGATGGGCAGATACTGCCGATGGCGCGGCATTTCCGCGGTTCCGGCCACATCCTGCGCTTTATCGAATACATGGACGTGGGCAGCACCAACGGCTGGAACATGGCCGAAGTCCTGCCCAGTGCCGACGTCATCGCCCGCATCGCGGAACATTTCCCGCTAGCGCCCTTGCAGACCGATCCGATGGGCCGCGTGGCCGAACGCTGGACCTATGCCGATGGCGCCGGCGAGATCGGGGTGATATCCAGCGTCACGCAAGCCTTCTGCGAAGGCTGTACGCGCGCGCGGCTGTCGCCGGAAGGGCGGCTATTCCTGTGCCTGTTCGCCAGCCGCGGCCATGACTTGCGCGCCCTGATACGCGGCGGCGCGGATGACGATCAGCTGGCCGCTGCCGTGGCGGGCATCTGGGCAGCCCGGGACGACCACTATTCCGAGCGCCGCCTGGCGGATACGCCGGACGTACTGCGCGATCCGAAAGTCGAGATGAGCTACATCGGCGGCTAG